GCACAGCGTCGAGGTCTGGCACGAATCGACGCTCGCCGGAGGGCTGTACGGCATCGCCATGGGCGCGCTCTTCGCCGGCGAATCCATGTTCCATCGTGTGAGCGGCGCATCCAAGGTGGCGTTTGCCTCCTGCGTGGATCGGCTGCGCGAGCGCGGCTTCCTCCTCTTCGACGTCCAGGTGCTGACCGCGCACCTGTCGCTTCTGGGCTGCAGGGAGATCTCTCGCGACGACTATCGTGCCCGCGTCCGGGAAGCCCTCGGGCGGTCAGCGCGCTTCGTCTGAAAGCCAGACAGGTCGGCAGTTTACACGGTACACTGCGTGCATGCGGTTCGGCATCGACTTCGGGACCACCCACACGGTCGTGGCCGTCATCGACCGTGGGAACTATCCGATCGTCTCGTTCGAGCATACCGACGCCATTCCCTCGATCGTCGGACTCGATCCCCAGGGCGAGCTGCGCTTCGGCCATGCCGAGCGCGGCTGGACGGTGCTCCGCTCCTTCAAGCGGCTCCTCAACGATGCTCACGTGGATACCGAGGTGCGGATCGGCGACCGGTCGATCCTGCTTGCCCAGCTCCTCACCCGCTTCTTCGCGCACGTCCGCGAGCAGCTCTTGCATCATTCAAACGCGGGCCTTCGCCGCAAGGACCGGATTGAGGCGGCCGTCAGCGTCCCGGCCAACGCCTCGACGGCGCAGCGCCTGATCACCATGGACGCGTACCGCCGCGCCGGCTTCGACGTGAAGGCGGTGCTCAACGAGCCGAGCGCGGCAGGATTCGAGTATGCCCATCGCTTCCGCGAGACGGTGACCGCCAAGCGCGAGTATGTGCTGGTCTACGATCTCGGGGGCGGAACGTTCGACGCGTCGCTCATCCACATGGAAGGACGCACCAACGAGGTCGTCACCTCGAGCGGCATCTCGCGTCTGGGGGGCGATGACTTCGACGAGGCCATCGCGCACCTCGTCCTTTCAAAGCGCAGAGGCCGCTCGCTGACTCCGCACCTGCTCGACGAGGTCCGCGAGCAGAAGGAGTCGCTCAATCCGAACACGCGGAAGTTCGTCGTCGACGAAACCGTGGTCCCCGTCGACGAGGTCTACGACGCCTGCGCCCCGCTGATCGAGCAGACGCTCTCGGCGATGGAACCCGCCATGCGCGATCCCCGCAGGGGAGAGGACGAGGTGGCCTGGACCGAGCTGGCCGGTATCTACGTGGTCGGCGGCGCCTCTTCGTTTCCGCCGGTGTACCGGCGGCTGCGCGAGAAGTTCGGCGCGCACCGCGTGCGGCGTTCGCCGCACCCCTTCGGGTCCTGCGCCATCGGTCTCGCCATCCACCTCGACGAAGGGGCGGGATACAAGCTGACCGAGAGGCTGACGCGCCACTTCGGCGTCTTCCGTGAGGACGAGCACGGCGGCCGCATCTCCTTCGACGTCCTGGTGCCGAAGGACACTCCGTTGCCGGCAGAGGTGTCCCGCCGGTATCGCGCGGCGCACAACGTCGGC
This region of Deltaproteobacteria bacterium genomic DNA includes:
- a CDS encoding Hsp70 family protein; this translates as MRFGIDFGTTHTVVAVIDRGNYPIVSFEHTDAIPSIVGLDPQGELRFGHAERGWTVLRSFKRLLNDAHVDTEVRIGDRSILLAQLLTRFFAHVREQLLHHSNAGLRRKDRIEAAVSVPANASTAQRLITMDAYRRAGFDVKAVLNEPSAAGFEYAHRFRETVTAKREYVLVYDLGGGTFDASLIHMEGRTNEVVTSSGISRLGGDDFDEAIAHLVLSKRRGRSLTPHLLDEVREQKESLNPNTRKFVVDETVVPVDEVYDACAPLIEQTLSAMEPAMRDPRRGEDEVAWTELAGIYVVGGASSFPPVYRRLREKFGAHRVRRSPHPFGSCAIGLAIHLDEGAGYKLTERLTRHFGVFREDEHGGRISFDVLVPKDTPLPAEVSRRYRAAHNVGHYRFVECGRIDEGRPEGNLAAWDELLFPFDPSLRDRDLAAVPVQRLGHGPEVEETYRCGADGTVTASLRVLDDGFEKTARLSRR